The nucleotide window GGCTACGTAGGGGGACGAGTGATATTATAGCTATAGATTTCTGGTCCTCGAGTTTTGATAAATCTAAGTTGGTCAGTATATCTCCGTTAAGTACGAAAAACTTTTCATTCGGAGAAATAAAACCTTGTAGTCTCTTTATCGCACCACCAGTACCAAGTGGCTGGTCTTCAGTAAGTATCGCTATTGGTACGCCGAGTTTCTCTTGGTTCTTAGAAACCCAATCAATAAGTACCTCTTTCTTATAACCAGCTAGTATAAACACTGAGGTGACCCCGAATTTCTTTAACCACCTAATCTGCCATTCTAGGATTGGCTTACCGGCTATCTCAATTAGCGGTTTGGGTCTCTCATCGGTTAAGGGCCTTAACCTTTTTCCAAAACCACCTGCTAAAATTACAGCCTTCATTAAAAAATAACGTGAAATATAGATTATAAGGTTATTTGTCTTCTTCAGTTAGTTTAATCCCT belongs to Stygiolobus caldivivus and includes:
- a CDS encoding nucleotidyltransferase family protein, with amino-acid sequence MKAVILAGGFGKRLRPLTDERPKPLIEIAGKPILEWQIRWLKKFGVTSVFILAGYKKEVLIDWVSKNQEKLGVPIAILTEDQPLGTGGAIKRLQGFISPNEKFFVLNGDILTNLDLSKLEDQKSIAIISLVPLRSPFGIVKVDNEGNITQFVEKPVLKDYWINAGIYRMNSEVFEYLPEKGDIEKETFPLLAQKGLLKGITFNDVYWRSIDTLKDYEEANVEISEVFKD